The following proteins are encoded in a genomic region of Desulfovibrio sp. JC022:
- a CDS encoding methyl-accepting chemotaxis protein: MNLLNKINVSMRIGLLATILLLMMIISAIMGLKLTHNADLGLKTVYLDRVVPLKQLKIISDEYAINIVDTSHKVRSTVLSWNQGIENLITAQKRIKSELNTYLNTELVPDEIRLTKELKPLLKRADVSLDQLRSIFQSQDKQQLINYIQKDLYQAIDPVTEVIAKLIDIQLVVAEGIYQQAGTDYSVGLKSMIGIVVGALVLSILTTYLIGRSLTTQLGGEPRAIQNIATKIAAGDLHAAREINRDKAQGVSRAMLGINDSLTEISTELEKTVTKIKLGDLRFRAETSNLSGFFANIMANANMLADSLVNYLDDIGNPIFCIDKNQDMMFANKAAKSAEFTPSPESRKKCIKELYKNPQGSHYEQILTAQGLTSVTTLKPDTTVSYTGIPISDDNGALTGVFEIIVDQTKVIGMQSKVSRLAEQASAISERLSNSANALNEQVDEASKGATIQSERTAETATAMEEMNATVIEVARNAGQAAENTGLTKEKATSEEAVVSEVVEAIEGIQKQTESLRTDTIEMGNQAEGISSVIDVISDIADQTNLLALNAAIEAARAGEAGRGFAVVADEVRKLAEKTMTATTEVNDAINAIQSSSHRNISSTETTVAAVSKSTELAGQAGSVLKEIVEYSDNSSKQVHSIAAASEQQSATAEEITRSSEEVDKISQTTSASMHEAAKSVEEIAEMTKELDKLIQAMVS; encoded by the coding sequence ATGAATTTGCTAAATAAAATTAACGTCAGCATGCGAATTGGCTTACTAGCAACAATCCTACTTTTAATGATGATCATTTCAGCGATAATGGGGTTAAAACTAACCCATAACGCCGATCTGGGATTGAAGACAGTCTACTTAGACCGAGTCGTCCCCTTAAAACAATTAAAGATAATATCTGATGAATACGCGATTAATATTGTAGATACTTCCCATAAAGTACGCAGCACTGTCCTTAGTTGGAACCAAGGTATTGAAAATCTCATAACAGCCCAAAAACGCATCAAATCTGAACTTAATACATACTTAAATACAGAACTGGTTCCCGACGAAATCAGACTGACAAAAGAACTGAAACCATTGCTAAAAAGAGCGGATGTATCCCTTGATCAATTACGATCAATTTTTCAATCCCAAGACAAACAACAACTAATTAACTATATCCAAAAAGATCTTTACCAAGCGATCGACCCGGTAACGGAAGTCATTGCCAAACTTATCGATATACAACTGGTTGTAGCAGAAGGAATATATCAACAAGCTGGAACAGATTATTCCGTCGGTTTGAAATCAATGATTGGAATTGTAGTTGGCGCCCTTGTTCTCTCCATCCTGACTACCTATCTGATTGGTCGCTCGCTCACCACTCAGCTTGGTGGAGAGCCTCGTGCAATTCAAAATATTGCAACGAAAATTGCAGCTGGCGACCTTCATGCAGCCAGAGAAATTAACCGGGACAAGGCTCAAGGGGTTAGTCGGGCCATGCTGGGAATCAATGATAGCCTGACCGAAATTTCCACGGAACTTGAAAAAACCGTGACAAAAATTAAACTTGGGGATTTGCGTTTCAGAGCTGAAACCAGCAACCTTTCTGGATTTTTTGCTAACATCATGGCCAATGCAAACATGCTGGCAGATTCATTAGTCAATTACTTAGACGATATAGGTAACCCCATTTTTTGTATCGATAAAAATCAGGATATGATGTTCGCTAACAAAGCCGCAAAATCAGCCGAGTTCACCCCGTCCCCTGAAAGCAGGAAAAAATGCATTAAAGAATTATACAAAAATCCTCAAGGCAGTCATTATGAACAAATTTTGACCGCACAGGGACTTACCTCTGTAACCACCTTAAAACCCGATACAACAGTATCATACACCGGAATTCCCATTTCAGATGACAACGGAGCACTTACCGGAGTGTTTGAAATCATTGTCGACCAGACAAAAGTCATCGGCATGCAAAGCAAAGTTTCTAGACTGGCAGAACAGGCTTCAGCCATCTCAGAAAGACTGTCCAACTCAGCAAATGCATTAAACGAACAGGTGGATGAAGCCAGCAAAGGGGCTACAATCCAGAGCGAACGAACCGCAGAAACAGCTACAGCCATGGAAGAAATGAATGCCACAGTAATAGAGGTTGCAAGAAATGCAGGGCAAGCAGCTGAGAACACAGGACTGACTAAAGAAAAAGCAACTAGTGAAGAAGCAGTTGTCAGTGAGGTGGTGGAAGCCATTGAAGGTATTCAGAAACAAACTGAATCTCTGCGAACCGATACCATCGAAATGGGTAATCAAGCGGAAGGAATTAGCAGCGTCATCGACGTTATCAGCGATATTGCAGACCAAACCAACCTTCTTGCACTTAATGCTGCCATTGAAGCAGCACGAGCAGGAGAAGCAGGACGAGGATTTGCAGTGGTTGCTGATGAAGTCCGGAAACTTGCGGAAAAAACTATGACCGCAACAACGGAAGTAAATGATGCCATAAACGCCATTCAAAGTTCCAGTCACAGAAATATATCATCCACAGAAACTACTGTCGCAGCAGTAAGCAAAAGTACCGAGCTTGCAGGTCAAGCCGGATCAGTACTTAAAGAGATTGTCGAATATTCTGACAATTCTTCAAAACAAGTCCACTCAATAGCCGCAGCTTCAGAGCAACAATCGGCCACAGCTGAGGAGATCACCAGATCCAGTGAGGAAGTGGACAAAATATCACAAACAACCAGCGCATCAATGCATGAAGCTGCAAAATCGGTTGAGGAAATAGCAGAAATGACAAAGGAACTGGATAAACTTATCCAGGCAATGGTCTCATAA
- a CDS encoding response regulator, translating to MKIFIVHEAESTEDALQLLESYRVDLVIVDMRLPGMDGTTFINNVSAKWPDLKFIVYTVSPEYGIPAELARVPFVSNSVFFKPLPFCEVMIDEIRRMLE from the coding sequence ATGAAGATTTTTATTGTACATGAAGCCGAGAGTACCGAAGATGCATTACAGTTACTGGAAAGCTATCGAGTAGACCTTGTGATCGTCGATATGCGCCTGCCGGGTATGGACGGCACGACATTCATCAATAATGTCTCGGCCAAATGGCCTGACTTAAAATTCATTGTCTACACGGTTTCTCCAGAATATGGGATTCCCGCAGAACTGGCGAGAGTGCCGTTTGTTTCCAATTCCGTTTTTTTCAAACCTCTTCCGTTTTGCGAGGTTATGATTGACGAGATTCGACGTATGCTTGAGTGA